Proteins from a genomic interval of Rhodococcus rhodochrous:
- a CDS encoding acetoacetate decarboxylase family protein: MPESEDERTDYPVSPPPPWPAAVRATLWWHRSTPDAAQYGPTGAILPITLAMMVDYLDSPVGPYREVLASPVLRRGLIPAMAVPFIAVDSEPSVHGGREHWKLPKVLAKFDGDVLGDFSATGARWSVATSAAPKGPELPIAGGLTFAQPIPGGAVERATARLRGKFRYARVTVAAEGPTLSRWLRPGTHHGIVITSGRMSTGASRVVSRM, translated from the coding sequence GTGCCTGAGAGCGAGGACGAACGCACCGACTATCCGGTCTCGCCGCCACCACCCTGGCCGGCCGCCGTGCGGGCCACCCTGTGGTGGCATCGCAGCACCCCGGATGCCGCCCAGTACGGGCCGACCGGCGCGATCCTGCCCATCACGCTCGCGATGATGGTCGACTATCTCGACTCGCCGGTCGGGCCGTACCGCGAGGTGCTGGCCAGCCCGGTGCTGCGTCGTGGCCTGATCCCGGCGATGGCGGTGCCGTTCATCGCCGTCGACTCCGAGCCGTCGGTGCACGGTGGTCGCGAGCACTGGAAGCTGCCGAAGGTGCTCGCGAAGTTCGACGGCGACGTCCTCGGCGACTTCTCCGCGACCGGCGCCCGATGGAGCGTGGCCACCTCGGCCGCGCCGAAGGGTCCGGAACTGCCGATCGCGGGTGGGCTGACCTTCGCCCAGCCGATCCCCGGTGGCGCCGTCGAACGTGCCACCGCCCGGTTGCGGGGGAAGTTCCGCTACGCGCGGGTGACCGTCGCGGCGGAGGGACCGACGCTGAGCCGCTGGCTGCGCCCGGGCACCCACCACGGCATCGTCATCACCTCCGGGCGGATGTCCACGGGCGCGTCGCGAGTCGTGTCGCGCATGTAG
- a CDS encoding Fur family transcriptional regulator codes for MQQGHEHHFDPKEQLRSVGLRVTAPRVAVLRTVAEHPHSDADGIAAHVRDELGSVSTQAVYDVLKACVGNGLLRRIEPAGSPARYETRIGDNHHHLVCRACGAVVDIDCVVGAAPCLTPSDDHGFVIDEAEVTFWGLCPDCRAD; via the coding sequence ATGCAACAAGGACACGAGCATCACTTCGACCCCAAGGAGCAACTGCGCTCCGTGGGTCTGCGGGTGACCGCTCCCCGCGTTGCCGTACTGAGAACCGTTGCCGAGCATCCGCATTCCGATGCGGACGGAATCGCCGCCCACGTGCGCGACGAACTCGGCTCGGTGTCGACGCAGGCCGTGTACGACGTACTCAAGGCATGCGTGGGGAACGGGTTGCTCCGTCGGATCGAACCGGCCGGATCACCCGCGCGGTACGAAACCCGCATCGGCGACAACCACCACCACCTCGTGTGCCGCGCCTGCGGCGCGGTCGTCGACATCGACTGCGTCGTCGGGGCCGCACCCTGCCTGACGCCGTCCGACGACCACGGCTTCGTCATCGACGAAGCAGAGGTCACCTTCTGGGGCCTGTGCCCCGACTGTCGCGCCGACTAG
- a CDS encoding catalase yields MTNARYTTNNVGIPVASDNESLTAGTQGPILLHDHYLVEKLAHFNRERVPERVVHAKGAGAFGELVVTEDVSAYTKAKLFQPGAKTEMLARFSTVAGEQGSPDTWRDPRGFALKFYTEDGNYDLVGNNTPIFFIKDPIKFPDFIHSQKRLPGSGLRDHTMQWDFWTLRPETAHQVTWLMGDRGLPRTWRHMDGFGSHTYQWINADGERFWVKYHFKTDQGIEFLTQDEADRLAGSDPDYHRADLYKAIERGEFPSWTLHVQIMPVAEAENYRFNPFDLTKVWSQKDYPLIKVGTMTLNRNPRNFFAEIEQAAFAPSNVVPGIGFSPDKMLLGRVFSYADAHRYRIGVNHAQLPVNSAKAARVDSYSKEGNMAYTFNDPQTPVYAPNSFGGPHADPERAGDEGLWNFGTEAVRAGYVQHPEDDDFGQAGTLVRDVMDDAARERLVNNIVGHVLGGTSEALYERIFEYWRNVDEELGKRVEAGVRAGA; encoded by the coding sequence ATGACGAATGCCCGTTACACCACGAACAATGTCGGTATCCCCGTCGCCAGCGACAACGAGTCGCTGACCGCGGGTACCCAGGGACCGATCCTGCTCCACGACCACTACCTGGTCGAGAAGCTCGCACACTTCAACCGCGAGCGGGTGCCCGAGCGTGTCGTGCACGCCAAGGGCGCCGGCGCGTTCGGTGAGCTCGTCGTCACCGAGGACGTCTCCGCCTACACGAAGGCGAAGCTGTTCCAGCCGGGCGCGAAAACCGAGATGCTGGCACGCTTCTCGACGGTCGCCGGTGAGCAGGGCAGCCCCGACACCTGGCGCGACCCGCGCGGTTTCGCCCTGAAGTTCTACACCGAGGACGGGAACTACGACCTCGTCGGCAACAACACGCCGATCTTCTTCATCAAGGACCCGATCAAGTTCCCCGACTTCATCCACTCGCAGAAGCGTCTGCCCGGCTCCGGCCTGCGCGACCACACCATGCAGTGGGACTTCTGGACCCTGCGCCCCGAGACGGCACACCAGGTCACCTGGCTGATGGGTGACCGTGGCCTGCCGCGCACGTGGCGCCACATGGACGGCTTCGGTTCGCACACCTACCAGTGGATCAACGCCGACGGTGAGCGCTTCTGGGTGAAGTACCATTTCAAGACCGACCAGGGCATCGAGTTCCTCACCCAGGACGAGGCCGACCGCCTCGCCGGCTCGGATCCCGACTACCACCGCGCCGACCTCTACAAGGCGATCGAGCGCGGCGAGTTCCCGAGCTGGACGCTCCACGTGCAGATCATGCCGGTCGCGGAGGCGGAGAATTACCGGTTCAACCCGTTCGACCTGACCAAGGTGTGGTCGCAGAAGGACTACCCGTTGATCAAGGTCGGCACCATGACGCTGAACCGCAACCCGCGCAACTTCTTCGCGGAGATCGAGCAGGCCGCGTTCGCCCCGTCGAACGTCGTGCCGGGCATCGGTTTCTCGCCCGACAAGATGCTGCTCGGCCGCGTGTTCTCCTACGCCGACGCCCACCGCTACCGCATCGGCGTCAACCACGCCCAGCTGCCGGTGAACTCCGCGAAGGCCGCCCGTGTCGACTCCTACAGCAAGGAGGGCAACATGGCCTACACCTTCAACGATCCGCAGACCCCGGTCTACGCACCGAACAGCTTCGGCGGTCCGCACGCCGATCCCGAGCGGGCCGGTGACGAAGGTCTGTGGAACTTCGGAACCGAGGCCGTGCGTGCGGGATACGTGCAGCATCCCGAGGACGACGACTTCGGTCAGGCGGGCACCCTCGTCCGCGACGTGATGGACGACGCGGCACGCGAACGCCTCGTGAACAACATCGTCGGACACGTCCTCGGCGGTACCTCGGAGGCGCTCTACGAGCGGATCTTCGAGTACTGGCGCAATGTCGACGAGGAGCTCGGCAAGCGGGTCGAGGCGGGCGTGCGCGCCGGAGCCTGA